CCACCAGGAGGATTCCCAGAAAGCGCAGGAAGAACGCGCCTCCCGACGGGGTCTCGCCCTTTTTGGTGCGGATTTCGATTCCCATGGCCTTCTGGCCCCAGGAACACTTGCCCTTGGCCGGAACCATCCACAGGGTGACCACGTAAATCAGGATGGCCGCCCCGCACAGGAAAAAGAAGGCGGCCCGCACGGCCTCCAGGTCGGTGGCCGGGCTTGACGGCAGGCCCAGCAACTGGGCGTAGTAGCTCTTGATAAGAAGGGCCGGAACCGTGAACAGGAGCAACACGCACAGGGTGGAAAAAAAGGTGTGGAGACCGGCCAGAATGCGGCGTCCGAAAGATGCCACGGGAAGTGACGGCTTCTTTTCCACCGCTTTTACAGGCGGCTTCTTTTCGGCTGCCCCGGCTGCGGGCTTGGGCTTTTCGGCAGCCGCCTGGGCCGGAGCTGCTGGTTTGGACGCAGGCTGGGCGGGTGGCCTGGCCTCTTTTTTTTCAACCGGCCTTACCGGGGCCTCCGGCTTTTCCGGCGTTCTTATGTTGTTGCAGTTGGGGCAGGTTCCAAGCCCGCCCGCCCCTGTTATGAGCGGGTCGTCCTCTCCCATGGCCTGATAGCCGCAGGTGGGGCAGGTGACGCTTTCGGCCCGTGACAT
This window of the Deltaproteobacteria bacterium genome carries:
- a CDS encoding RDD family protein yields the protein MEQQLYKLILDGQMAEGHDPETVKEDLGRLFELDLNDVERLLANAPVEIKRNLDRATAEKMQEGLVALGALCQAVAMSRAESVTCPTCGYQAMGEDDPLITGAGGLGTCPNCNNIRTPEKPEAPVRPVEKKEARPPAQPASKPAAPAQAAAEKPKPAAGAAEKKPPVKAVEKKPSLPVASFGRRILAGLHTFFSTLCVLLLFTVPALLIKSYYAQLLGLPSSPATDLEAVRAAFFFLCGAAILIYVVTLWMVPAKGKCSWGQKAMGIEIRTKKGETPSGGAFFLRFLGILLVVASAGLLLVVNLVSGDKSGLADLLSGTRQHESVEPPEKHVQKAVTPILVAFFLAAGIVLLFLPIVMKVR